The genomic interval CTTGAGGACGTCGGCTTCGAAGCTCGCGTCGGTGATCTTGCTGGTTGCCATGATCTCGGTCTCTCTTGCGCTGGAAAGGGGCGAGTCGCCCCTTGTTTCGTCGCCCCGAACGTAGGAAGTGGGCCGGCGTCCGTCAAGCGCGCGGCTGCGGGACCCAGAGGCGCGAAAAGGCCGCGTCGAGCAGGTCGCCGGGCAGCGGCATCAGGGACGGCGCCGCCGTCCACAGCAGCGCGGCCTCCACCGGCAGGCCGGGGAAGATGTCCTGCACCAGGCGGCGATAGACGGCGAGTTGGGCGAGGTATTCCTCCGGCACGCCCTCAAGCAGCGCCGGAGGCCGGGCGTTGGTCTTGTAGTCGACGATCAGCACGCGGCCCGGTTCCTCCACCAGTCTGTCGATCTGGCCGGAGACGGCGACCTGCCTGCCGTCCGGGCCGGTCAGGGTGCCGACGATCGCCACCTCCGCGCGCCCGCGCGCGGCAAACAGCGGGGCGAAGTCCGCGCCGGCCAGGATCCGCTCCGCCTCGTCCAGCAGGGCGTCGCGATGCTGCGCGAAGCGCTGTGGCAGCGCGGCCTCGACGAAGCGGACGGCGGCCGCCGCCCGCTCGGCCGCCGGCAGGTCGGGCAAGGTCTCCAGCAACCGATGCATCAGCCGGCCGCGCTCGAGCGCCCAGCCGGCCGGCTGACGGATCGCCTCCAGCGCGGTGCGCCCGGCGACCGGCTCGATGCCCTCCTTTTGCTCCATCGCCTCGAAGGCGCGCGAGGGCTGAAGGCGCGGCACCTGCGGCGCGGGCGGCACCGGGCGTACCAGCCAGTCGGGCCGCGCGGGCGGTTCCGCGGCCGGCGCGGCTTCGGCCTTCACCCGTGGCGGCGGCTCGGCGCCGGCCTTCTGCCAGCGCCAGCAGACGGTACGTCCCGCGGCATCCTTGATCTCCTCCGCCTGCGGCACCAGCGCCGCCGCGACGAGGGAGTGCCAGCAAGCCTCGTGCGCGCCGCGCGACGGCGCCCAACCACACACCAGCAGCCGGTCCTCGGCCCGTGTCATGGCGACATAGAGCAGCCGGCGATACTCCTCCTCCGCCGCTTCGCGCACGGCGTCGACCGCCTCGGCGTGCCAGCCGGTTCGGTCCGCCTTGGTCGGCAGCCAGACCAGCGCCGGGGGGACCATCGGATCGGTGCCGCGCGGCCGTTCCAGGAGGGCCGGGTCGTGCCGCGCCACGGCCGGCGCGCTGCCCGGGTCGACCAGGATGACGATCGGCGCCTCAAGACCCTTGGAGCCGTGAACGGTCATGATGCGGACCAGCCCGCCAGCATTGGTCAGTTCGCGCTTGATCTGCGTCGGGGCCGCCTCGAGCCAGGCGAGGAAGCCCTCCAGTCCCGGCGTGCCGGTCTGCTCGTAGCTCATCGCCAGGGCGAGGAACTCGTCGAGGACGTCGTCGACTTCCGCGCCGAGGCGAGCGCGGAACTTCCGGCGGCCATCGTCGGCAGCGAGCAGGCGGGCATAGAACTCGAACGGTGGCATGAAGTCGGCACGTGACCGGCAGGTTTCCAGCGCCTTTCGCACAGAAAGCCAGCGGGTTTCCGTCTCCGATTTCCGCAGCAGGGATTGCCACAGGGTGCCGGCCCGCAGCCGGTCCACGGGATCGCGCGCGATCTCCAGCAGCGCGTCGTCGTCGAGGCCGAACAGGGGGCTTTTGAGGACGCAGGCGAGCGACAGGTCATCCTCCGGGAGGAGGATAAAGCGGCCGAGGGCAATGAGGTCCTTGACCGCGATGTGGTCGGTCAGGACCAGCCGATCGCTGCCGGCGGCTGGGATGTCGAGACGCTTCAGCTCGCGGTTCAGCGCCTCGACGAAGGCGCCGCGCTTGCGCACCAGGACGAGCACGTCGCCGGCATCGGCGGTGCCCTCGTCGATCCAGATACGCAGGGTTTCCGCGATCCTGCGCGCCAGCCGCAGCATCGGGTTGCCCTCGCCGATGCGGTCGATCGGCGCCGTCCAGTCGTCCGGCTCGACCGTCTTGTCCGGCAGCTCCAGCGGCCAGATCTCGACCAGTCCGGGCTCCCGGCGGATCGCCTCGTGCACCGGCGCCCGGGCGACCTGCGACAGGCCCTTGTGGACTTCCGGCTGTTGGAAAACCAGGTCGACGGCGCCCAGCACGTCGGGCGTCGAGCGGAAGGACAACTGCAGCTCGACCGGGTGGAAATCGCGCGCCGCCTCGCGTGCCCGACGCTCGAAATAGCGGCGCATCTCGTCGAAATAGGCCGGCACCGCCCCCTGGAAGGAATAGATCGACTGCTTTTCGTCGCCGACCGCAAAGATCGTCCGCGCCCGCGTCCGCGCGCCTTCGCCGGCGAAAAATTCTTCCGCCAGCGCCTTCACGACTTCCCACTGACGCGGGCTGGTGTCCTGTGCCTCGTCGACCAGGATGTGGTCAAGCCCTTGATCCAGCTTGTATTGCACCCATTGTGCCGCTTCCGAGAC from Polymorphum gilvum SL003B-26A1 carries:
- the addA gene encoding double-strand break repair helicase AddA codes for the protein MSASGIPARTLERQDLASRPEASAWVSANAGSGKTFVLSRRVVRLLLDGTDPSRLLCLTFTKAAAAEMATRVFRILGQWVALDDAALAREIEMLDGRRPGADRLKAARRLFAKALETPGGLKIQTIHAFCEALLHQFPLEANVAGHFTVLDDRVGAELMAEERARVLHRAESDPHSPLGAALGSLIRLMPDATVEAALGELIGRRDALRRWIVDAGDLEAALAELAGDLGVAPGETGAAVDARMRDETLIPLDTATSVAEALRRGTKTDCDKADRLVAAGATTDPQAWCETWLGVFLKQDLTAPKSLVTKRIAEEFPDVLDLMLREQARLLALVERRRAAVTLEGTAAILRLADAVIADYEAVKARRGLLDFEDLVVRTANLLSVSEAAQWVQYKLDQGLDHILVDEAQDTSPRQWEVVKALAEEFFAGEGARTRARTIFAVGDEKQSIYSFQGAVPAYFDEMRRYFERRAREAARDFHPVELQLSFRSTPDVLGAVDLVFQQPEVHKGLSQVARAPVHEAIRREPGLVEIWPLELPDKTVEPDDWTAPIDRIGEGNPMLRLARRIAETLRIWIDEGTADAGDVLVLVRKRGAFVEALNRELKRLDIPAAGSDRLVLTDHIAVKDLIALGRFILLPEDDLSLACVLKSPLFGLDDDALLEIARDPVDRLRAGTLWQSLLRKSETETRWLSVRKALETCRSRADFMPPFEFYARLLAADDGRRKFRARLGAEVDDVLDEFLALAMSYEQTGTPGLEGFLAWLEAAPTQIKRELTNAGGLVRIMTVHGSKGLEAPIVILVDPGSAPAVARHDPALLERPRGTDPMVPPALVWLPTKADRTGWHAEAVDAVREAAEEEYRRLLYVAMTRAEDRLLVCGWAPSRGAHEACWHSLVAAALVPQAEEIKDAAGRTVCWRWQKAGAEPPPRVKAEAAPAAEPPARPDWLVRPVPPAPQVPRLQPSRAFEAMEQKEGIEPVAGRTALEAIRQPAGWALERGRLMHRLLETLPDLPAAERAAAAVRFVEAALPQRFAQHRDALLDEAERILAGADFAPLFAARGRAEVAIVGTLTGPDGRQVAVSGQIDRLVEEPGRVLIVDYKTNARPPALLEGVPEEYLAQLAVYRRLVQDIFPGLPVEAALLWTAAPSLMPLPGDLLDAAFSRLWVPQPRA